The Eriocheir sinensis breed Jianghai 21 chromosome 21, ASM2467909v1, whole genome shotgun sequence genome includes the window CCAGAGAAAAGTGCTGCCGGGCCGCCCTCCAAGTAGGAGTACCCAGCAATCTTGTTCAAGAATCTGCTGCTCTTGtcaaaatataaatttgttttctGAGGACAAAACCAATAGTAAAAAGCATATTAGTTGAAACATTTGAGAAAAGTGATGGCAAgaactgataaaaaaataaaagtgtatGTTTTCAGCTTTTTATGTCAgtgttattttcatttcattttgatTATGGTTTCCAAATCCCATAGTTGAGTGGgatattttttttaagaatagTTGGGCATAAATTTCTTGTAAGTCACAACACtacagtcaaaccatttcaaatagccCATCTGGATGTTTgattctgcaggtcctttcctcccctctgctctgccacacagtcccaacacctattttttcctctcttatttagatataggtaacatatgagaggaagagataggtgttggaactgtgtggcagagcagaggggaggaaaggacccacggaatCAAATGctcaaacggactatttgaaatggtttgactttAGCAAGATGCCCAAACAACATACCTTATTGAAACGCAAACTCTTCTCATAGCTCCGAGTGACACAGCGATTGAATGCCTTCCTGGTGCTGGATGCTGTCTCGTAACAGCTAGCAATTGAAGCAGGAAGCCAGTCCCTCACACACCTCTTTGTCTTGTAAGTATGATGCATAAAAAGATTTTGTGAGTGTTCATGCAGCAACAGTTTATATAGTCATACAGTCTGCTTTCCTTTATTGTGAACATGTGGAGATTGGTTTGTTAATTTATCACAGCAGTTTCTTTAAGTAGTGCTGTAGTGGTTAATCCTCAAGGACTGAAACTCAACCTCAATGTGTATACTGATGTAgcatatgcaaaaaatacatatactgtGGCACTGATGAAGTAAAGGTGTAGGCCAGCACATCTAAGAGGATTGTGTAGCGAGTACTCATCATGACTCAGGTGTaatgtttaaccccttgactgtggatttcctacaagaagacatcaccaagctacaggaatggaacaaaaagtggctgctacaattcagtggagaaaaatgtaaagtcatgcaccttgggaggggatatccagcataccaatactgcataggaaacactctactatccaccacagaggcagagaaagacctgggagtatatgttaccaggctgccagtgaaagctaactctgtgccaatcgcagcagacaggttaatCATGAGTAAGTTGGTATGAAGATTTTTGTGTAGTTTCCTTGTTCGGTACCTTTTGCCAGGAGTCGGCAGCATTGAAGCAGGCGGAGCAGTTCCTCTCTACATCCTCCTCTACAACCCACTGACAGATCTCTAGACCTGTCCTGGGCCAACTCACTTTCCTTCCCGCCTGAAAATTAAAGACAACTACGTATTTCTTTTATGAATATCGACTAAGAAATCAGTATCGTCGTGACTTTTTCATCGTAAACTCTGCATTGAAGAAAAATACTAAAGGAGACGTGGCCGGTCAATAACTGAGTCCCTGACCTAGTTACCATTCATTCATGTTCATCTTAAATCACTACATGCTCTAGAAATATATGTATCAAGTAGATGAACTGGTTAGAAGCAGTATTAAGAATCTATTTATATACCTACTCATATTTTCATCCACTTATCCAGTCACTCATCATTCGTTTCAGTGTTAGACATACAATGCATTTCATAGACAGCTGTTTAGTACTTACGCTAGTTAATCATGTATTCATCAATTTATTTACTTACTCATATTTTGGGCCATTAACCCATTCCTTTGCCATTATATTCCTCATCCACCTCAAAGCCATTAACACATAAATTAGTGAAAAccctttatttacttacttatctgTTCTTATATGTGTGTATAATGACAAACCTTAATGCTTTCTCCTGCCAGCTGTGTACCCAAGGCAGAGGTGGCCAGcaagcccaccaccaccaccacagccaggaTAGGTTGGGCTTCCCGCATGGCTGTCCCTCTTGCTGGCTCCTTCCCAAGTGCTGCAGAGGCCCCGTTGAGCTCAGGTGTGATGCAGTCTTACAGGTGGGTGACAGATGGTGCCTTTAGTAATggatcattcattcatttaaagGGCAGCCACTTGTATGTACCCGctctattccctctcttccccatgtATTCCATATGCCTCCTCTTATCTGTGATTTTTCATAGGAGTATCATGTGAAGTACTGCTGTTTCTTTAtcgttgtttattttcttctcacaATTTTGCATCAACACCTTTAAAACCAGATTAGACAACTTTGAGAGAGATACTGTACACAGAGAAGAGGCACCCTTATGAGTAGTTAGCTCCCTACCTCTTTACTATCACTTAGGTAAACATACTAAACAATATATGTCTCCTTAGTCCCTTGCCTCTTCCCTCTAAGCTTCAGTAAGTTTCAAGTTATGGCCTTAGCAGTGTATCTTCAGAAACATTCACCTTTTTGTTGTCTGCCCTTCACACTGCTATTCTTCCAGTCTTTTGTCTATAACACACCTCTCTGACAGCCACTTCCAATGCTCATCTATCACTTGTCCATAGTTAAACTCAGCCAGATGTTTCTAATAGGTAGGGTGAGATATTTTAATGCTGCCTGAGTGAAcatgtatttatattttgtaatccaaacctgtgtgtatgtgtgtgtgtgtgtgtatgtgttattcTGGTGACCTAGTTTGCATGTCACCCAAAGCAGGTAGGGTCGTAAATCATTTAGCAGATAATGAATAGGAGGCCACTACAGTAGGGTTCCC containing:
- the LOC127001504 gene encoding uncharacterized protein LOC127001504 → MREAQPILAVVVVVGLLATSALGTQLAGESIKAGRKVSWPRTGLEICQWVVEEDVERNCSACFNAADSWQKTKRCVRDWLPASIASCYETASSTRKAFNRCVTRSYEKSLRFNKKTNLYFDKSSRFLNKIAGYSYLEGGPAALFSGFAQDLLLNTGGIKDALSTSEDCKRKFSGGQRKGARHAPHASELQLRVFKPSLQEVEYEYGKVGHSMPFKGVGPLAQTILKGMCNTHYLEDQQKLQLLVDSAVTSHLPMPAWVFQEVVKKISSVQI